One segment of Pseudanabaena sp. FACHB-2040 DNA contains the following:
- a CDS encoding efflux RND transporter periplasmic adaptor subunit codes for MAKGVILGLVAGLLLLPGCSNQEQQGQSGRGGPDESGAIVVDVAVAQPGTDTTARTYTGSTAPQRLVSLRSQTEGRLVNLSVDVGDAVSSGQTLGQVDAAILQAAVGQSNAELAAQEFEVAQAEAQLADARTLVAQAQAEFQQAEADAERLQTLAERGAISAQEAQRSQTTLETARQALLSAQEQARTRQQAIASAAQRVEAQRALVQEGRQRLSNSTLTSPLSGIVLRRLAEPGDFLQAGQEVLELGNFSEVQVQIQVSDRDRSSFSLGQTVEIQLDAFPDQRFTGQVSRISPVADPASRQIPIEIILSNPDGNIGSGLLARVTVSAGPDAPIRVPESALETSETEEDTVFVVATAGDAPTVEPRPVRLGQRANGEVEILDGLQPGEAYVIRSSQPLQPGQAVERSLLSES; via the coding sequence ATGGCAAAGGGCGTGATCCTGGGGCTGGTGGCAGGACTGCTGCTGCTCCCAGGCTGTAGTAATCAGGAACAACAAGGTCAATCGGGGCGCGGCGGGCCGGACGAGTCGGGAGCCATTGTGGTAGATGTCGCCGTGGCTCAGCCAGGCACCGATACCACGGCCCGCACCTACACCGGCAGCACTGCGCCGCAGCGGCTGGTGTCGCTGCGATCGCAAACCGAGGGCCGCTTAGTCAACCTTAGTGTCGATGTCGGCGATGCGGTCTCTTCAGGGCAAACCTTAGGCCAAGTTGATGCAGCCATACTCCAGGCCGCCGTGGGCCAGTCCAACGCAGAATTGGCTGCCCAAGAATTTGAAGTCGCCCAAGCCGAAGCCCAACTGGCCGATGCTCGCACCTTAGTTGCCCAAGCTCAGGCCGAATTCCAGCAGGCAGAAGCCGATGCAGAGCGCCTGCAGACCCTAGCAGAACGGGGGGCAATTTCCGCTCAAGAAGCCCAGCGCAGCCAGACAACTCTAGAAACCGCCCGTCAAGCCCTGCTCTCAGCTCAAGAGCAGGCGCGAACCCGCCAGCAGGCGATCGCCTCAGCTGCTCAGCGGGTAGAAGCCCAGCGAGCTTTGGTGCAGGAGGGGCGGCAGCGGCTGTCTAACAGCACCCTAACTTCCCCCCTGTCCGGCATTGTGCTGAGACGGCTAGCCGAGCCCGGAGACTTTCTCCAAGCAGGTCAAGAGGTGCTAGAGCTGGGCAATTTCTCCGAGGTTCAGGTGCAAATTCAGGTTTCAGATCGCGATCGCAGCTCTTTTTCCCTGGGCCAAACGGTTGAAATTCAGCTCGATGCCTTTCCTGACCAGCGCTTTACTGGGCAGGTCAGCCGCATTTCCCCGGTCGCCGATCCTGCTTCCCGGCAGATTCCGATTGAGATTATCCTGTCTAACCCAGATGGCAACATCGGTAGCGGACTACTGGCCCGAGTGACGGTCTCTGCCGGTCCCGACGCGCCTATCCGAGTGCCCGAAAGCGCTCTGGAAACTAGCGAAACCGAAGAAGATACGGTTTTTGTCGTAGCCACAGCCGGAGACGCACCTACCGTAGAGCCTCGGCCAGTTCGTTTAGGCCAGCGGGCCAACGGCGAGGTCGAGATTCTAGACGGGCTGCAGCCGGGAGAAGCTTACGTGATTCGCAGCAGCCAACCGCTCCAGCCAGGCCAGGCGGTTGAGCGCAGCCTACTGTCTGAGTCTTGA